A segment of the Halovivax limisalsi genome:
GGGCTGGTTGAGCAGGAGGTAGATCCCCACCGCGCTCGAGACCAGGAAGTCCTTGAAGGCGAAGGCGCCGACGATGACGACGCCGGCGGCGTAGACGACGAGCAGGATCATCAGCGCGAGGACCTGGACGCCGACCTGGGCGAGCGCGATCAGGATGACGACATAGAGGATCGAGTACTTCACCACGCGCGGGATGAGCGACGCCTCCGGGAGCTTGACGCTCCGGAGGTACTCCCCGACGACGAGTTCGGCCTTGTCGGCGACGATGAACCCGACGACGAGGACGAGCACCGCGATGAACACCTGCGGGAGAAAGAGCGTCACGTCCGCCCAGAACTGGTCGGTGTTGACCAGTTGAGCGATGTGGACCGCCGTCAGGATGGCGATCCCGTAGATGAACCACGAACTCAACCGGGCGACGATCTGGACCGTCGAGGTGCCGAGGCTCCGGGCGCTGCGCTCGAAGGGCGTGCCCTCGACCGCGTCGGGGACCCCCGCCGCGGTCAGCAGCTCCTTGTTGAGTTTCCCGACGATGTACCCGACCACGAAGCCGAGGATGAGGACTGCGACCGCCACGACCGCCGGCTCCTCGACGAACGCCTGGACGTCCATATCAGTAGGCCTCCGGGTCGACCTCCAGGATCAGTTCGCCGCCCTTGAACGCCCGGACCATGCCGTCGCTCTCCGAGAGGGCGACGGCGATCGAGTTCGTATCCCGCGTGATCGCGCTCGCCGCCATGTGCCGGGCGCCCAGCCCCTTCG
Coding sequences within it:
- a CDS encoding mechanosensitive ion channel domain-containing protein; translated protein: MDVQAFVEEPAVVAVAVLILGFVVGYIVGKLNKELLTAAGVPDAVEGTPFERSARSLGTSTVQIVARLSSWFIYGIAILTAVHIAQLVNTDQFWADVTLFLPQVFIAVLVLVVGFIVADKAELVVGEYLRSVKLPEASLIPRVVKYSILYVVILIALAQVGVQVLALMILLVVYAAGVVIVGAFAFKDFLVSSAVGIYLLLNQPYGIGDRIRVGDRRGIVQEVDIFVTIVENDGEEYVIPNRQVFEHGIVKIRDE